The genomic region GCACGCCAGTAGCGCGTCCAGTGCGCCGTCTCGCGTTCGTCACGCCCGACCGCCATGGCGGCTCCCGCATGCTCGTGCACCGCAGGTCTGCCTAGCGCAGTGCGCGGGCCGGGGAAAGGCCGGCGGCGGTCGGGAAGAGAATGGAGCAAATTGTTGCGAAAATGTCACACTGTCGAAATTTTCGCTGCCCCCAGGGGCCCGAAGGGGGTGCCGGCGATTGTCTGCCCTGATCTCTTTGCCTAGAGTGCCGGGCAGCCTTCCTGACGCGAAGGCCGGTCATCTGCGGGGGAGAGCGACCCGCATGGCGGTTTGGGTGGATAGAAGACCAACAGCGTTCAACGCGGAGGATCAAGGAACATGACGGAAAAGAAGGGCATCTCGCGCAAGGCGGCGCTGCTGTCGAGCGCAGCGACGCTGACCGCCGGCCTCATTCTGGGTGCCGCGCCGCTGGCCCTGGCCCAGCAGCAGGGCGAGGCCCCGGACCAGGCCGAAGAGATCGAGCAGATCGTGGTCACCGGTTCGCGCATCGCGCGTCCCGAGCTGACCTCGCCGAGCCCGCTGACGGTCGTGGGCGCCGAGGACTTCAAGGTCACCGGCACCATCAACACCGAGGCGCTGCTGAACCAGCTGCCGCAGGTGATCCCGGGCGTCACCCAGTTCTCGAACAACCCGGGCGGCGGCATCGCGACCGTCAACCTGCGCGGATCTGGGCTGCTGCGCGCACCCTGGTGCTTGTGAACGGTCGGCGCCTGGTGCCGTCCACGACGGGTGGCAGCGTCGACCTCAACAACATTCCGGCGCCGCTCATCAAGCGGGTTGAGACGATCACCGGCGGCGCTTCGGCGGTCTATGGCTCGGACGCGATCTCGGGTGTCGTCAACTTCATTCTGAAGGACGACTTCGAGGGCGCCGAGATCAACGCGATGTATCGCGTCACCAGCCGCGGCGACTCCGCCATCAAGACTGCCTCGCTGACGGTGGGCGGCAACTTCGCGGACGGCCGCGGCAACGTCTACGGCCACATCGAGTATCTCGACCGCGAGGAGACCTTCGCCGCCCAGCGCAAGTTCACCGAGGTGGACTTCCGGGACGGCACCTGCGGCACGGTCGACAAGTTCAAGCTCGGCGAGGATGACGGCGACATCCCGTGCTTCACGGCGGGCGGCAGCTCCGGCATCCCGGAGGCGCTGATCATCGACACGAATCTGGCCGGCTACGGACTTCGGCAGCGCGCGGATGACCTTCCTGCCGGACGGCACGCCGGTGCCCTTCGGGACCAACGGCATCGGCCTCTACAACTTCGCGCCGCCGAACTACCTGCAGGTGCCGCAGGAGCGGTTCCTGATCTACACCGGCGGGCACTATGACCTGTTCGACAATGTCCAGCTGTTCTTCGCCGGCACCTTCTCCCACAACCGGGTGCCGCAGCAGCTGGCGCCGACGCCGTTCTTCTCGATCACCAACGAGCCGGTGGACGTGAACGTCGACAACCCGTTCCTGAAGCCGGAGCTGCAGCAGATCTTCCAGCAGCTGGATGCGCTTCAGGCGCAGGATCCCTTCAACCTGCCTGAGGACGGCGTCGTGCGGCTGTTCGACATCCGCCGGCGCCTGCTCGAGGTGGGGCCGCGCTTCAATGACGACGACGTCAACAACGCCTTCCAGCTCGAGTTCGGCGCGCGCGGCGAGATCGACGCGCACACCCGCTGGGAGACCTACTACCAGGTGGGCAAGGTCGACGAATCCGGAGATCTTCCGCAACGACGCCTCGATCGACCGGCTGAAGCGCCAGCTGCTGGCGAAGCGGGCGAATGACGGCTCGATCCAGTGCGCCGAGAACGTCGACGCCGACGGCAATGTCGTCTCCAACCCGACGGACTGCGTGCCGATCAACCTCTTCGGGCGCGGCAACATCTC from Rhodothalassiaceae bacterium harbors:
- a CDS encoding hypothetical protein (possible pseudo, internal stop codon, frameshifted) yields the protein MTFLPDGTPVPFGTNGIGLYNFAPPNYLQVPQERFLIYTGGHYDLFDNVQLFFAGTFSHNRVPQQLAPTPFFSITNEPVDVNVDNPFLKPELQQIFQQLDALQAQDPFNLPEDGVVRLFDIRRRLLEVGPRFNDDDVNNAFQLEFGARGEIDAHTRWETYYQVGKVDESGDLPQRRLDRPAEAPAAGEAGE
- a CDS encoding hypothetical protein (possible pseudo, frameshifted), producing the protein MTEKKGISRKAALLSSAATLTAGLILGAAPLALAQQQGEAPDQAEEIEQIVVTGSRIARPELTSPSPLTVVGAEDFKVTGTINTEALLNQLPQVIPGVTQFSNNPGGGIATVNLRGSGLLRAPWCL